The segment AATCTTAGCCGTTGATTGCATTTCCGCCACTTGAAACTCAATCTTCCTGATATTTTCTTTAAGCGCGGCTTGTTTATCTTCCAAATCTTTTATGGCAAAGCCCTTTACTGCCATGCTATTAATTTGGGCGAGATAGAGCACGCCGAATAAACAAATCAAAACAACGAGGGCTATATTTATAGTTTTAACATTAGAAAAAATCTTGTACCAAACACGCGGTTTGGCTTCAAGCCTTTCTTTTTTGTTTTTGTTTTGGATCAGCGCCAAGAATTTTGACATATTTTGATTTTCGGCTACTTCAATTTCTCAACGGCTCGAAGTTTCGCGCTCCGAGACCTGGGATTTTGGGTTGCCTCCTCCTCACTGGGTACTATTGGTTTTTTATTTAAAATTTTTAAAATCGCTTTGTGGCCGCAGGTGCAGACTGGAATGCTTTTTGGACAAACGCAGTCAATTGATTCTTTTTTAAAATATTGTTTGACGATTCTGTCTTCCAAGGAATGGAAGGAAATTATCGCGAGCCGGCCGCCCGGCGGAAGAATTTGAATCGCTTGCGGCAAAACTTCGGTTAAATTTTCAAGTTCGTGGTTTACAGCAATGCGAAGAGCCTGAAAAACTTTCGTGGCAAAATGGATTCGGCCAAACTGAAACTTTTTCGGGATCACTTCAGCAATCGCGTTCACCAGTTTAAAAGTCGTGTCTATTGGATTATTTTTTCTAATTTCGCAAATTCTCCTGGCAATTCTTCCGGAAAATTTTTCTTCGCCGTATTCTTTGAAAATTCTTTCTAATTCCTCTTCGCGAGAATGGTTTAAAATATCCGTTGCCGTCATCCCCTCTTCGCCATAGCGCATATCGAGCGGCGCGTCGATTTGAAAAGAAAAACCTTTTTTCGGATCCGCGATTTCCATGGAAGAAAATCCGAGGTCAATCAAGATGCCGGAAATATTTTTAAAATTATTTTGAAGGACTATGTCCTTTAAATCTCTGTAATTACCTCTGACGGCAACTAACCTCGTGTCCCCGATTCCCGCCTTCAAAGCTTTTTGCTTGGCGACAAGAATCGCCCGCATATCCATATCAATTCCCAGAACTTTTCCATTCGGCGAAATGCGTTTTAAAATTTCTATCGTATGTCCGCCGGCGCCTAAAGTACAATCCAGAAAATTTTGGTTTGGTTTTGGATCAAGAAATTTTATGACCTCATTTAAAAGGACTGGTATGTGCTCGGATTTTTTTTCCATATTAAACCCCGAGCTCCCCTAACTGTTCGGCGATGTCACCGCTTGTTTTTTCCGTGCCGCTCTTGTAAGTATTCCATTTTACTTCATCCCAAATTTCCAAACGATTGTAAAGTCCGGCGACGATAGCGTTTTTTCCAAGGCCGGCATACTTCCTTAAATAATCAGGCAAGACTACTCTTCCCTGTTTGTCTAAAGAAACGTCCATCGCGCCGGCGAGCATTAATCTGGAAAAGGCGCGAGTGTTGGCGCGGCTGATCGGCAGCTTGGCTAATTTTTCCGCCAAGATTTTCCATTCAGCTCCCGTGTACAAAAAAAGGCAGTTGTCTAAACCCCGAGTCACAACTGCGCCTTTAGAAAGTTTATTTCTAAACTTAACCGGCACGGCCAGTCTTCCCTTCTCGTCTATTGTGTGATTGTATTCTCCGATAAACATGAAAGTAGTTTTATGCTGTTTGAAAAATTTTACGTGATTTTGCCGAGTCCCGCCCCGTACGAAGTAAAGGTTTCAGGCGAGAAAATTTTTAAATAACCATCTTGCGCTCATTGCCCTGCTAGCTACATCGCCCCGCTTAAACTTCGTATGGGGTGATTGTATTCTCCGATAAACATAATATTTTGTGAAAGAAACAAAAGTGGAGGACGGTGGGTTTTGGGTACTAATTTTTTTTGGTTAAAGTGGAATTGGCGCGTAATGTCTTGGCCAATTAGCCGCGGAGCTGTTATTTGAACTTTTGATTAAGGAATTCTGAAGGTTTTCCTCAGGATCCTTTGGCTCAAAGCAACTCCGAGTTATCCACAAAGAACCATGTCTATCCCCACTTTTATCCACTTTCATATCTTATACTTCCATTTTACTCCACTTTTCCCAACTTGTCAACCACTCTGTCAACGAATTATTTTCCTTTTAAATAAAACAAAAAATCCACTGCTGTGTATAAGTGGATTTCTATATTTCAAATTAAGCTTGTGGATAACTGGCGCCAAGCTACAACTTCCACTTCTTGGGCTTGGTGATATTTGGCTCCTTGCCGTAAGTCGGCAAAACGATTTTCTCTCCTTCGCCTTTAATCATTTTTTCATAACCTATTCTTAAAAATTCAATTTCACTTTTAAATTCCTCCTGTTTTAATCCAATAACCGGAATTTTAAGCAAACTTCCCAGAAGATTCGCCGCGACCACGCCGCCGCGCACCGCCGTAAAAGATCCCGGACCGGAGACCACGGCGATTCCCCCGATTTTCCCCACCTCTTTTTTATTTTTCTTAAAAATTTTATCAATCAAAAAAAGCAATTTATCTTTTGTTTCTTTTGTTGCCTCTTTTTTAATTTTTTTTCCGTCAAACAAAAAAACAGTTGCTTCGCCTAGAACCGCCGTATTAATTCCTAATAATATTTTTTTATTTTTTAATTTCATTATTGATGCACAATAACAGGCGTGCCTTTCTCAGCCCATTCAAAAACTATTTCCGCGTTGGAAAGCGCGAGCCGTACGCAGCCATGCGAAACCCTTTTTCCTAGATGATTTACTCCTTCATAAACAAACTTACTGCCGCTCTTCCAATATGGCAAGCCGTGGATGCCCGCGCCACCCTTGGTGAACAACATAAAATGCGGCATATAAAGTGAATACGCGTTGGAATACGCCACCTCTGATTTGGATAAAATTTTAAAAGTTCCGAGCGGGGTCGGCATTTTTGTCGTGCCGGTGGAAACTAGATATTCTCCAAGCTTAAAACCGTTTTCAAAAAATTTAAGCTTTTGCTCGCTGATATCAATTTCAATATATTTATATAAATCCGCCCTGCCACTCGGTTCGGTTTTATTGGGCATGGCCACAATCTTATTTTCTCCATCGGCAAACTTCCCTACTCCGACAAGCGTCCCGCTTCGCGAATTTTTATCAAAAGAAAAAAATTGATTTTCTAAATTTCCTTCACCGTCAAAAATTCTGATATGCGGCCCGCCCGTAAACCCCGCGCCCAAAATAATTTCTTCCTGGCTATCTTCGTCCACATTGCCCAGAGAGACGTTCACTCCTCCGCGGAAACTTTTTCCATAAGCCAAAAATCTTTTAACAAATTCTCCATCTGAATTAAAAATTTGAACTTCAGGAACGCTCCCCCATCCCGGCGCGACAACAACTTCTTCTTCCTCGCCAGCCAAAATATTTCCCGCCGCCACCCGAACGCCGCTCCATTTATTTATGCCTGTCGGATTAATTTTGAACAAAGCCACGCCTAAATTATTAAAAACTTTTATTTCCGGCTCTTGCCCGGGCCCGCTGCCCACGATAATTTCATCCTGTCCATCATTATCCAAATCCCCGGCGGCGAGATTCGCGCCAAATTCCAAATTTTTATCAAAAGCAAAAAAGCTTTGGGAAATTTCCATTTGGCCATAACCGTCAAAAATTTTTATTTCCGCCGCCGCACCTTCGGCCGGTGCGGTTATAATCTCACCCTTGCCGTCTCCGTCAAAATCTCCGGCGCCAACCGTGACGCCTCCTAAAAATTTTTCATCATAAGCCAAAAAGGAATTTACGAGCGATCCATCCTCCCGATAAATTTTTACTTCTGGTTTTTTACCAAACGGCGCGCCAACCACGATTTCGTTTACCCCGTCCCCGCCCAAATCAACCATCGCCATACTCGGCGCTTCGTCCATTTTTGAAAAAGAAATAAAAAATCCCTTCTCCGGGGTGAAATTCGTTGTATTAAAAATTTTTACTTCCGAAACCCCCGCGGCATGAACAAAATTAACCGGTAATATTAATAAAAGTCCGGCACCTAACACGAAAAATAAATTTTTTGCTCCGTTGGGCATAATCATAATA is part of the Patescibacteria group bacterium genome and harbors:
- the rsmH gene encoding 16S rRNA (cytosine(1402)-N(4))-methyltransferase RsmH → MEKKSEHIPVLLNEVIKFLDPKPNQNFLDCTLGAGGHTIEILKRISPNGKVLGIDMDMRAILVAKQKALKAGIGDTRLVAVRGNYRDLKDIVLQNNFKNISGILIDLGFSSMEIADPKKGFSFQIDAPLDMRYGEEGMTATDILNHSREEELERIFKEYGEEKFSGRIARRICEIRKNNPIDTTFKLVNAIAEVIPKKFQFGRIHFATKVFQALRIAVNHELENLTEVLPQAIQILPPGGRLAIISFHSLEDRIVKQYFKKESIDCVCPKSIPVCTCGHKAILKILNKKPIVPSEEEATQNPRSRSAKLRAVEKLK
- the mraZ gene encoding division/cell wall cluster transcriptional repressor MraZ; the protein is MFIGEYNHTIDEKGRLAVPVKFRNKLSKGAVVTRGLDNCLFLYTGAEWKILAEKLAKLPISRANTRAFSRLMLAGAMDVSLDKQGRVVLPDYLRKYAGLGKNAIVAGLYNRLEIWDEVKWNTYKSGTEKTSGDIAEQLGELGV
- a CDS encoding L,D-transpeptidase family protein, with the translated sequence MIMPNGAKNLFFVLGAGLLLILPVNFVHAAGVSEVKIFNTTNFTPEKGFFISFSKMDEAPSMAMVDLGGDGVNEIVVGAPFGKKPEVKIYREDGSLVNSFLAYDEKFLGGVTVGAGDFDGDGKGEIITAPAEGAAAEIKIFDGYGQMEISQSFFAFDKNLEFGANLAAGDLDNDGQDEIIVGSGPGQEPEIKVFNNLGVALFKINPTGINKWSGVRVAAGNILAGEEEEVVVAPGWGSVPEVQIFNSDGEFVKRFLAYGKSFRGGVNVSLGNVDEDSQEEIILGAGFTGGPHIRIFDGEGNLENQFFSFDKNSRSGTLVGVGKFADGENKIVAMPNKTEPSGRADLYKYIEIDISEQKLKFFENGFKLGEYLVSTGTTKMPTPLGTFKILSKSEVAYSNAYSLYMPHFMLFTKGGAGIHGLPYWKSGSKFVYEGVNHLGKRVSHGCVRLALSNAEIVFEWAEKGTPVIVHQ